Below is a genomic region from bacterium.
AGGGGTGATGACTGCCGAATACTCGCCCTCCAAAGCAAGCCACTTTGGTTTCAGCCGGGCGGTTGTGGTAAAGGGGATGTAGTTCGAGTTCCTCGAATCCCGGTGTATGGCAGGCCAGGATGTCTGAGCATATTGAACCGGAAGCTCCCAGGAACTTGAACCCTGGCTGAGATTGCCCTCTGGTCCAGACAGCAGGTTGATGGATTCTCCCGCAAAGCCAGGACCGTGATGCCATCCAATAATGACTGACATAGTCAGGATTAAAACCGTTTTCTTCTTCATAAGGCTCCTTCCTTTTCCTGTTGAAATGCAATACCTGCCTGAAACCTTGACTATGTAATTAATCGGCTGAACGAATTTTTTTGCCGAGTTGTACGCCTGCTCCGGATGTCAGGCAGCAGGGGGAATACCGGCAAGCTTTCATTCAATCAGGTAAAACAATACCTGAAAAGGTCATTTTTTATTGCACGGCAGAGGTAAGATAAGGTTATAAGTGAGCATGGTTGCAGGCAAAAAGCAGCGAGGACCTTCGCGATATCATTCTCCTGGGAGAGCGCAAGCGATAAGTGGGGGAACCTTCTTCTGGCTCCTGGCTCCTGACTTCTGACTCCTGAGCAAAAAGTTCAATATTCACCCGTTCACAGTACGCCTGAATAAAAGTATAGAACAGAGATGTGATAACTTCAACTCTCTATTTTTTTGTATACATAGTTTACACTCAGTCATCTCCAGTTGACATCCGATGTCAACAATAATTCCATTGCCTGGCCGAATTGTATCACCATCCGAAAGATAGCGGCATATTTACGTCATTTCTATGGTACTTACATAACTTATAGCACTTATATCTTAGCGGGGTAGTCCCCTGGCTGCTTCACTATCCATCGGGAGTAGGCCATATAATGGCATAGATCCTGCATATAAAATATTCTATAGGGTTCCGGAAGAGATGGCATTATTCACCCACCGCCCGTTAGTTCCATCCTTGAAGCTCGATCGCACCTGCTCCCGGTATCTTCCACCTGAAGATAAAAGATAATTGCTTTATGTCCCTTGTATCAACCCCCAAAATCTCACAGGAGGAGATGAGAAATGTTAAAAAAAATCAGCTTTACAGGAGTATCGTTAACCTTATTGCTACCGGTATTGCTTCCCTTTTTTCTTACCCGGTCCATCCATGCCGCCAGTGTGGGTTCTGACGGCGGCATCACCGTCAGCCTCTCCTACAGCGGTGATCTTGACAGTGACATGGTTACTGACAACGATGGCCACCCCATCCTTGATGATGAGGGGAATCAGTGGCAGGCCAGGGACAAACTGGAGCATGACCTTGGGCTCTTCGCTCAGCATGTTTTTGAGATGAGCGAAGGGAAACAATACATCCGGCGAGTCCTCATCAGCAATGAGGCCAGGGCCTGGGCAAGCGCGGATATCCGCTGGGATATGGGTGCCGGGACTTCTACGGCAACTCTAGGCGGATGGACGAACAGCCTGCTGTATCACCTGAACATCCGCCGGGGCTGGAGGACCAGTATTCACGATGTGGCCTCCCATGAATTCGGGCATTACTTCTATGGTCTTTCCGATGAATACGCCAAAGATTACGGGTATTATTCCGGTCATTTTCCTGGTGGCCCCAATTTTGATGTCCGGGAAACGGTCGGTGACCCCGTCACGGTTATGAACGCCAATACACCTCACCAGTTCTGCGACCATACCGATCATGAGGTCACCATTGAATATACGCACCCTGATACCGGGACGCTGGTGACCCAAACCCTGACTCCGGCGCTGCTCGACGACGGAGACCCTGACAATGACGGCCCGATCAACAATTGGATCAATCAGTTGTATGCACTCGACGGCTGGGCAGTTGCATGCCTGAATCATACCGACATGATCGGACACCACACCGATGGAGTCAGACCGGTTATAGATTTTTCAACCATGCCTGAAGTCGAATTGAGATATGTCGAGCATGACGGCACGGTTCCGGGAAGAATCCTGCTCCTTGACCGGTCCGGCAGCATGAGCCATGAAGAGTATGGCATTCCGGCCAGTCAGTATGTTCAGGAGGCTGGCATGTTTTTGTATCACAGCTCGGAGCCGGACGATTACATCGGCACCTTCGCTTACAATCACGAGGTTGACACGCTCTTCGGTTACGATCATTACAACAGTGCCAGCACTCTGGACCATTTCCTCGATCCGACAGGTCTAACCGACATTCACCTGGCCCTGGAAACTGCTCTTGACACCTTTGAGGCCACCCATGGAGCGGACCATATCGCCGGGGCGGAAATCTTCCTGATGTCCGACGGAAAGCAGACTACCGGGGATGACCTGTGGACCCAGGTAGAGCGGGCCAGAGATGCCGGAGTCGTCATCCACACCTTCTCCTATGGTGATGCGGACGAGACGACCATGCAGAATATTTCCACGGAAACCAGCGGCGACAACGTCATCATGTCCGAGAATGACGGGAGCCTGATGAATCTGAAAATGGGCATAGTCAAATCGATAGCCAGAAAGCGCGGATGGTCCGCCATGTACAATTATTTTGGAACCCTCGAGTGGAAGGCACTGAATGATAACATTTCCTACAGCACGGTCAGCTTCAGGGTTCCTGAAAATTCAAAAGATGTAAAGTTTTACCTGTTTCCGGAAAGCGTTAATGTACAGCGGTATTCCTTCAGTATGGCCAACCCGCCTGGAACCAGCACCTATACCAGCAGCCTCGACAATACCCAGAGCAAGGGGCGGTTCTTAGGGAAGAAGGCGAAAAGTCCTCAGTCAGGTCAGTGGACCGTGAATATCATGGGAACCCGGCAGACAGGAACAACGGCCGCATACGCGGGACCGTCAGTGAGTCAGGGGAGAGTATATCTTTTAGCCTATATCGATAATCCGGACATCAATGCTCAGGTCTGGCTTGACAAACCTTTGATCCATGTTGGGAAGGATTACCCCAAAGTGCCGGTTTATGCTTCGGTTTCCAATAAATACCTTTTAACCAAAGCAAATGCCGTATCCCGCATCTATGACCCGAATGGCGTCCAGGTAGGCACCATCGAGATGTCTGATAGCGGTAAAAATGGGGATAAAATTTCTCAGGATGGTATCTACACCGGCATTCTCGATACCTCAAAGCTGGTCATTACTTCATCAACCTTCGCAACTGCTTACTTCCGGCGGGTAATCAGCCGGTTTACGATCAAGACCAGTTTTGCGGTTACGGAATCCTCGGTTCCAGCTCCGAATACGGAATATGAATACGGAACAGACTATAAGGCGATCCTGAAAAGCTTTAAGCCATCCAAATTCGATGCCTATGCGGAAGTCGCCGGGGGCCTGACGCAAACCAGTTATCAGCCCTATCTCAGTATCAAACTGGATAAGAGTATCATTATGGAACAGGGAAAACGTTACCAGGAATGGATTACCATCGGTAATGCATCTCCCGGTGCGGAAAGCCTGAGAATCAACCTTGGCCAGGGGATAAAGGTGGGAAGCATTACCGCGGATCGTACCAGGGAAAATAAGTATCTGGTTGAATTTATCGTCAGTCAAAACGCATTGTTAGGGAAACGGGACCTTTCTGTTCAGTTCGGCAATACGGTTCTCACCAAAAGCGGCTACGCAGAGATAATTCCTGGTGTCAACCGGGAAATCTGCGATGGCAGGGACAACGATGGTGACGGCAAAATAGATGAGGACCTGGTCAGAGCCTGCTCCACTGCCTGCGGGAGCGGCACGGAAGTCTGTCAGAAGGGCAAATGGGTCGGCTGCACTGCCCCCCAGCCCCAGGCCGAAGTGTGCGATGGCAAGGACAATGACTGCGATGGCAAGATCGACGAAGACCTGGTAAGAGCCTGCTCCACTGCCTGCGGGAGCGGCACGGAGGTTTGTCAGAGGGGTCAATGGGTCGGATGCACTGCCCCCCAGCCCCAGGCCGAAGTGTGCGATGGCAAGGACAATGACTGCGATGGCAAGATCGACGAGGACCTTACAAAACTCTGCTCTGATGGAAAAACCAGGGCCACGTGCCTGAATGGTCAATGGGTCGGCTGTCCCGGACCCCAACTGTGCCAGGAAAGTGATTCAGGAGAACTGGACGTGCCCGGTGTCGAAGGCAAAAAGGAGGGAGAAGTCCGGATTCCGGTGAGGATCCAGTCCGCTTCCCGTCAAATCAGCAGCCTTGGGTTTGAATTTACTTATGATCCGACTGTCCTGGAGTATCTTGCCTATGAGCGGGGAGATCTCGTTACTTCATTCAATATGTTTGATGTCAGCAAGGTCAACCCTGGCCGGCTCAGAATCGCCGGGATATCTACCGCCAGCGGTATTCCCAAGAAAGCAAGCGGGTATATTGTCTGGCTGAAATTTAAGGTAACCGGAGGGACGGAAAATATGTGCTACCTCCTCGGCCTGGAAAAACTGGCCGATGAGCTGACCGGGCTTTCCTCCAGTCATGGCTGTTTCTGTATCAGAACCAATATCTGCACCGGAGACCTGAACGCAGATGGGGCAATCACTCCCAAGGATGCGCTGATTGCATTCCAGTGTTATCTGGGATTAGTCCAATGCCAGGAATGTGTCGATGTCAATCAGGATGGCACGTATTCCCCGGCGGACGCCCTCTGCCTGTTTAAGAAGTATCTGGGTCAACCTTCCTGTCTGGATTAGGTTAAACAGGATGCGGTTAGAACCTGTCAGGGTCTGAAGATAGTGTTACAGGCAATCACCCGGCCAATGCCCTTGCATTGGCCGGGTGATTGTTTTCGAGTTACCTTAGTATTACAACGAGACTTTTTCCTCTTTCATTAAGTGAACGTCTCGTTGTAGTATTAGTTAGCCGCTTTTTCAGCCTTGCTGTGGAACTCTGTTTGGATCAACGGAAATTTTCAGCTCTACACGGCGGTTAGCCGCTTTTCCTGCCGGGGTGTCATTCGATGAGACCGGCCTTGATTCGCCATACCCTACGGAACTGAGGCTTGATATATTAAGCTGCTTGCCTCTGAGGTAGTTTTCTACTGACCGGGCTCTTTTCTCCGAAAGTTTCTGGTTATAATCCTCTGAACCATCACTGTCGGTATGCCCTTCGATCACTACGATGTTTTCCGGATATTTGGCAAAAACTGCTGCCAGTTGATCAAGCTTGATGGCTTCACCTGCCTGAATCTGATCACTATTTGTGTTAAACAGTATCTGGATAGTCGCGTCGATTTTCTGTGCCTGTTCATCGACCTGAACATTCTGCATTCCGGGAACCTTTGCCAGTTCCTGCTTCTGGTTATCCAGACGCTTACCGATGAGGGCACCCAGAGCACCACCGGCTACCCCTCCTATGATGGCGCCTTGAGCTCCATGTCCTGACTGATGCCCGATGATCCCGCCCAGTGCGGCACCTGTTGCTGCGCCGATTCCTGTGCCTTTTGCCATATTGCTGGCCGCACAACCGCTTAAGTAACAAGAACCGGCTAAAAATACTACCGTTACCAGAAAAGCTGTGATCCTTTTCATGAGTCAACCTCCTTTAAGTATAAGTTTTAAGGGCCTGGAGAGCAACTCCCGGTGTTCTTGCGCCGTGGTAACTCCCCGCTTGCTAATTCAGTTGCGGTCTTTTCATCCAGTCAGCAGTTCCTCACCATAGTGCAGCTTACGGAACGTGCTTTATGCATGGTTTCCATATCATAGGGTTGATCCGGAGCGGAGCATCGTGAGAGGTCCTGCATCGGTGAGGCATTATCCAGAGCTTATCCATATCAAAAAACGTATCCTGCCATTGTGAACATCACAGTACGAATGATACACGGCGGTATTAGATAACCTTGATTGCTCAGATATTAACCTTATCGACCCGATCCCTCTCAATTATCGGGAATATGGTTCTCCTTCCAAAACAAGTTATCAGGCGGACAGCCCTCATGAAAATGGCTGCTGCTTGGTGAATTTCGTTGAAAATGCTCTCTAATCCTGATATCCTGGTTATGGATTATAGATGAGAAGAAAAACGCAATGTTTGTTACCTTATTGGCAGTTACATTTTTTATCGCCCTCCTTGTTTCGTTTATCGTTGCCAGGATGTTTACCGGGCCTGTGGACAACATCCTGAGGCGGATCATTGCTGAGGAAATCAGAGGAGCCTGGCTGAAATATTTAAAATTTGCCATTTACGTTGTTGGTATCTCCAGCGGAGTACGGATCTGGGAGCTTGAAAAGTATATCACTCCGCCTCAATATGCCAAGAACCCGAGAATCGTCGAGCTGACTACCGACCGGTGGATTCTGGAGGTTTACCGGACCGTGATCGAAACACTCCAGGGGATTGCCTGGATGTTGCTCGTATTTTTTGCCTTTGCACTTATTGCCTACGTAATCGTCAGGATATTCGAGTCCAGAAAGCCCAGGCAGACGCCGTAAGTCCCTCTGTGCATTTCCTTTTTTTCTGTTTCCTGATCTATGTCCATGGTTAATGAATAGGAAGCGGCCCTTCCCCAGAGGGTAATTTCTGAACCTGAACCGGAATCGTGCCGAATCTCTGCTCATACTTTTCAATATTTTCTTTTAAAGACAGGTAGATGATTTTGGCATCAATGGGGTTCGTGATAACCCGGGTCTGAACTTTGATTTTATTTCCCGGAGGAGCTAAAAATCCCAGGTCAATGATAAATTCCTTCTGAGAATGGACGATAATGGCCTGGTTTACATAAAGGCCTCTTTCAATTTCCTCGCTGATGCTCAGGGAAATTCGCGGCTGATTCTTGGATTTGACACTCTCTTCCTGATTCATTTCTCACATTTCTCCTTGTTAAAGGTATTAGGTTTATTCGCTACCGGACACTTTTTTTTCAATTCCTGTAATCAACCGCGAATGCACACGAATAGACGCTAATAAATTCTTTTGATTTGCCTTCATTATCGAGTCCTCTTTGTTCAGTTCGCGTTCATTCGCGTTCATTCACGGTTGTTACCTCAAAAGTGTCCGGTAGAGAGTAGGTTTAATGGAGAGTCAGTAACTCTCCCCATCTTTGCATATACCTTATAGCACAATCCGAACAAATGATAAAATCTTATTTGTACCTGGCTGGCCATCTTTTTCAATCCAGGAGATATTTCATGAAGAACATCTGGCTGGACTTCCAGGATTTGCTTACTTCACGCGGTTATGGTAAGATTTCATTATAAAATACCCGGGAAGGCAGAGGAACGAATATGAGAAGATGGGGAACCATCGGCAAGTTGCCTGAGCTGACTTTTATCCCCAGGCTAGCTTTTCTTCCAAAAAGCATCAACCAGAAAAGCTATCTCAGGGCTTCCCATAAGATACGAAATACCGGCATAAAGGAGGATACCGGCAAAAATGATAATCATCAGGGCAAGGGTGCAGGAGGTGCGGGACAGGGCGGTGAAGTTGCTCTGCCAGACCATGACCCAGATACCTGCTCCGGTCAGGATGCTGGCTGCAGTTATCTTGAGGCACGAAAAAAGCAATTTCCGCCCGCCCAGCGGTCCCATTTTTTTCCTGAGGTAGTAAAAGAGCAGCAGCAAATGCAGGATTGAAGACAGGGAGGTGGACAGAGCCAATCCTCCGTGCTTGAGCGGCCACATCAGGATGATATTTAAAAAAATATTAAAGATCAAACTGATAACGGCAGCCTTGACCGGCGCTTTTGTATCCTGGAAGGAGTAAAACACCGGGACAATAACCTTTACCGCTGCATAGGCAAAAAGGCCAACCGCATACATGAGAAGAGCCGTAGCTGTGGCCTGAGCTGCCCCACTCGTGAAAGCTCCCCGTTGAAACAGAACACTGATGATCATCCGGCGGCAAATAATCAGGCCAAAAGTTGCCGGAAGCGTGATGAACATTACCAGGCGCAGGCCAAAGGAAAATGTTCCCTTCACGGCATGTATCTCTCCACGGGCTGCCTGCCCCGACAAAGTCGGCAGAATAGCCGTACCGATAGCTATACCAAACAATCCGAGAGGGAATTGAATCAGGCGGTTGCTGTAGTAAAGATAGGATACACTTCCTTCCGGCAGGAAAGTCGCGCACAGGGTATCGACCATGCTGTTGATCTCTGCTACCGCCAATCCGACAGTGGAGGGCAACATCAGGATGCCGATCCGGCGCAGTCCCTCATGCTGAAGATCCACGGTAAACCGGAATCTCATCCCCTTATGGATAAGAATGGGCAATTCAAAGAAAAGCTGGAGCATCCCCCCCAGTAACACTCCGATGGCCAGACCGACAATCGGCTGCCTCAGTCCGGGAGCGATGAAATAGGCACTGCTGATGATAGCTATGTTGAGAATCGCAGGGGAGAGGGCTGGTATCAGAAAGTGGTTAAAAGAATTCAGAATACCCATAGCGAGGGAGCCGAGGCCAATAAAAAAAATATAGGGAAAAAGCACCCTGGTCAGGAGCGTGGTCAGGTAAAACTGCCGGGGAGATTTCCGGTATGCCGGAGCACAAATCATGACGATCCAGGGAGCGAACAGGAGGGAGAGGGCTACTATGATTGTCAGGGCGATTAATACCAGGCTGATCACCTTGTTGGCCAGATTCCAGCTCTCCGGCTGCCCTTTCCTATGAAGGTATTCGGTAAAAACAGGAATAAAGGAAGAGCTTAAAGCCCCCTCCCCCATAAGGCGGCGAAGGAGGTCCGGGAAGCGAAAGGCAACCAGGAAGGCATCGGTGACCATTTCCGCTCCAAACATATTGGCCATAACCATATCTCTCAGGAATCCAAGGATACGGCTGCAGAAGGTAGCTCCGCTGATGATTCCTGCTGAGACAATCAGATTTTTATGGGTAACCTGGGATTGCTCTCCTGACGTTGCCACGTAGTTAGACATTACCTTTCGTATTTGTTACTGATTTGCGCCAGCTATCGGTCAGTAAGTTAGCAAG
It encodes:
- a CDS encoding DUF3467 domain-containing protein: MNQEESVKSKNQPRISLSISEEIERGLYVNQAIIVHSQKEFIIDLGFLAPPGNKIKVQTRVITNPIDAKIIYLSLKENIEKYEQRFGTIPVQVQKLPSGEGPLPIH
- the murJ gene encoding murein biosynthesis integral membrane protein MurJ, whose product is MSNYVATSGEQSQVTHKNLIVSAGIISGATFCSRILGFLRDMVMANMFGAEMVTDAFLVAFRFPDLLRRLMGEGALSSSFIPVFTEYLHRKGQPESWNLANKVISLVLIALTIIVALSLLFAPWIVMICAPAYRKSPRQFYLTTLLTRVLFPYIFFIGLGSLAMGILNSFNHFLIPALSPAILNIAIISSAYFIAPGLRQPIVGLAIGVLLGGMLQLFFELPILIHKGMRFRFTVDLQHEGLRRIGILMLPSTVGLAVAEINSMVDTLCATFLPEGSVSYLYYSNRLIQFPLGLFGIAIGTAILPTLSGQAARGEIHAVKGTFSFGLRLVMFITLPATFGLIICRRMIISVLFQRGAFTSGAAQATATALLMYAVGLFAYAAVKVIVPVFYSFQDTKAPVKAAVISLIFNIFLNIILMWPLKHGGLALSTSLSSILHLLLLFYYLRKKMGPLGGRKLLFSCLKITAASILTGAGIWVMVWQSNFTALSRTSCTLALMIIIFAGILLYAGISYLMGSPEIAFLVDAFWKKS
- a CDS encoding OmpA family protein; translated protein: MKRITAFLVTVVFLAGSCYLSGCAASNMAKGTGIGAATGAALGGIIGHQSGHGAQGAIIGGVAGGALGALIGKRLDNQKQELAKVPGMQNVQVDEQAQKIDATIQILFNTNSDQIQAGEAIKLDQLAAVFAKYPENIVVIEGHTDSDGSEDYNQKLSEKRARSVENYLRGKQLNISSLSSVGYGESRPVSSNDTPAGKAANRRVELKISVDPNRVPQQG
- a CDS encoding MopE-related protein translates to MLKKISFTGVSLTLLLPVLLPFFLTRSIHAASVGSDGGITVSLSYSGDLDSDMVTDNDGHPILDDEGNQWQARDKLEHDLGLFAQHVFEMSEGKQYIRRVLISNEARAWASADIRWDMGAGTSTATLGGWTNSLLYHLNIRRGWRTSIHDVASHEFGHYFYGLSDEYAKDYGYYSGHFPGGPNFDVRETVGDPVTVMNANTPHQFCDHTDHEVTIEYTHPDTGTLVTQTLTPALLDDGDPDNDGPINNWINQLYALDGWAVACLNHTDMIGHHTDGVRPVIDFSTMPEVELRYVEHDGTVPGRILLLDRSGSMSHEEYGIPASQYVQEAGMFLYHSSEPDDYIGTFAYNHEVDTLFGYDHYNSASTLDHFLDPTGLTDIHLALETALDTFEATHGADHIAGAEIFLMSDGKQTTGDDLWTQVERARDAGVVIHTFSYGDADETTMQNISTETSGDNVIMSENDGSLMNLKMGIVKSIARKRGWSAMYNYFGTLEWKALNDNISYSTVSFRVPENSKDVKFYLFPESVNVQRYSFSMANPPGTSTYTSSLDNTQSKGRFLGKKAKSPQSGQWTVNIMGTRQTGTTAAYAGPSVSQGRVYLLAYIDNPDINAQVWLDKPLIHVGKDYPKVPVYASVSNKYLLTKANAVSRIYDPNGVQVGTIEMSDSGKNGDKISQDGIYTGILDTSKLVITSSTFATAYFRRVISRFTIKTSFAVTESSVPAPNTEYEYGTDYKAILKSFKPSKFDAYAEVAGGLTQTSYQPYLSIKLDKSIIMEQGKRYQEWITIGNASPGAESLRINLGQGIKVGSITADRTRENKYLVEFIVSQNALLGKRDLSVQFGNTVLTKSGYAEIIPGVNREICDGRDNDGDGKIDEDLVRACSTACGSGTEVCQKGKWVGCTAPQPQAEVCDGKDNDCDGKIDEDLVRACSTACGSGTEVCQRGQWVGCTAPQPQAEVCDGKDNDCDGKIDEDLTKLCSDGKTRATCLNGQWVGCPGPQLCQESDSGELDVPGVEGKKEGEVRIPVRIQSASRQISSLGFEFTYDPTVLEYLAYERGDLVTSFNMFDVSKVNPGRLRIAGISTASGIPKKASGYIVWLKFKVTGGTENMCYLLGLEKLADELTGLSSSHGCFCIRTNICTGDLNADGAITPKDALIAFQCYLGLVQCQECVDVNQDGTYSPADALCLFKKYLGQPSCLD